A portion of the Gossypium arboreum isolate Shixiya-1 chromosome 8, ASM2569848v2, whole genome shotgun sequence genome contains these proteins:
- the LOC108469004 gene encoding guanine nucleotide-binding protein subunit gamma 2-like yields the protein MESETASSADEQQAAGSAADTRGKHRILAQLKRVEQESKFLEEEMEELEKTDNVSTLCKELLLSMETRPDPLLPLTNGPINPSWDVWFEGPQTSQGCRCQIL from the exons ATGGAGTCAGAAACGGCGTCGTCGGCGGATGAACAGCAAGCGGCTGGTTCAGCAGCTGATACTAGAGGCAAACATCGGATTCTTGCCCAACTCAAGCGTGTCGAACAAGAATCCAAGTTCCTCGAG GAAGAGatggaagagcttgagaaaacaGATAACGTGTCAACCTTGTGCAAGGA ATTGCTGCTTAGCATGGAGACCAGACCTGATCCACTACTTCCACT AACAAATGGTCCCATAAACCCATCATGGGATGTATGGTTTGAAGGGCCTCAAACATCACAAGGTTGCAGATGCCAGATTCTGTGA
- the LOC108468073 gene encoding uncharacterized protein LOC108468073: protein MKFRKGNLVEVLRREDDPCGSWFTGNILSADGDYYIVRYKLFTDCEGRRVVETVKGKDVRPLPPYVNRKNWAVGDVAEVFDIQCWRIGKVAKVLKNNDSFVIKLFGSILLKEFHVSSLRVRQAWHGNKWMVVGKVAQSKDLANSFTAKTPYCASGLRFKTPLLMNKALRSKEKNREGQHKTRAHNVIHKVYAHQSEKCNIEKHFRGNLKTRKSPLKRTLPWFNQVDDFSYPNAGIDETLIKQSTKRNNRMEDASPYCVYHSSRSVQYTENSNQCSVASCSFNGVAGGRLSPKPLENTSDHSDAKSSFPSLCGKRDLPSSPVEKVINIHELELRAYKSTVEALYASGPLTWEQEALLTNLRLSLNISDGEHLLQLRHLLSAHVL from the exons atgaagttcagaAAAGGGAACTTGGTGGAGGTTTTGAGAAGAGAAGATGATCCATGTGGTTCCTGGTTTACTGGTAATATTCTTTCAGCAGATGGTGACTACTATATTGTTAGGTACAAACTGTTTACAGACTGTGAAGGAAGAAGGGTGGTGGAGACGGTGAAAGGGAAGGACGTTAGACCATTGCCTCCATATGTAAACCGGAAGAATTGGGCAGTCGGGGATGTAGCTGAGGTGTTCGATATCCAGTGTTGGAGGATAGGAAAGGTTGCAAAGGTGTTAAAGAACAATGATTCATTTGTCATTAAGTTGTTTGGGTCCATCCTACTTAAAGAATTCCATGTGTCAAGTTTAAGGGTTAGGCAGGCTTGGCATGGTAACAAATGGATGGTGGTTGGGAAG GTTGCTCAAAGTAAAGATTTGGCCAACAGTTTTACAGCGAAAACTCCGTACTGTGCCAGTGGCTTGCGTTTCAAGACTCCATTACTTATGAACAAAGCTTTGCGGTCTAAAGAGAAGAATAGAGAGGGACAACATAAGACCAGGGCTCATAATGTCATACATAAAGTCTACGCACATCAATCTGAAAAATGCAACATTGAGAAGCACTTTCGAGGAAACCTCAAGACTAGGAAATCACCTCTTAAGAGAACACTTCCTTGGTTTAACCAGGTAGATGATTTTTCTTACCCGAATGCAGGGATTGATGAAACATTAATTAAGCAATCGACTAAAAGGAATAACAGGATGGAAGACGCAAGTCCATACTGTGTATATCATTCTTCGAGGTCTGTTCAGTATACTGAAAATAGCAACCAATGCTCAGTTGCTAGCTGTAGTTTCAATGGTGTTGCTGGTGGCCGACTTTCTCCTAAACCGTTGGAAAACACATCTGATCATTCCGATGCCAAGTCGTCATTCCCATCTTTGTGTGGCAAAAGAGACTTACCCTCATCCCCTGTTGAAAAAGTCATCAATATCCATGAACTAGAGCTTCGTGCTTACAAGTCGACAGTAGAGGCATTGTATGCTTCGGGTCCTTTAACTTGGGAGCAGGAGGCATTGTTAACAAATCTCCGCCTCTCCCTTAACATTTCAGATGGGGAACACCTACTCCAGTTGAGACACCTTTTGTCTGCTCACGTTTTATGA